The stretch of DNA GCTCCGGAAGTGGCGCACCGACTTCGACGTCTCACAGACGGAACTCGCCGACCGGCTGGACGTCTCCTCCTCCGTCATCTCGGACTACGAGAGCGGCCGTCGGGAGAGCCCCGGCATCGGCGTCGTCAGCCGCATCGTCCGCGCGCTGCTCGACATCGACGAGTCCCGTGGCGGCGGCCGGATCCGTCAGTACGCCCGCGTCATCTCCGCGGGCTTCGAGAGCGACATCGTCCAGGACCTCCGCGAGTACTCGACCTCGATCCCCCTCGAACGATTCTACGAGGTGATGGACGCGACCGAGGTGGTCGCCGGCGACCGCGACCACGTCAGCGGCCACACGGTCATCAACAGCATCGAGGCGATCAAGCGCCTGCCCAGCGAGGAGTTCTACCGTCTCTACGGGCAGAGTACGAACCGTGCGCTCGTCTTCACCGACGTGACGCGCGGGGAATCGCCGCTGGTCGCCCTCCGAGTGGTGAACCCGACGCCGAACGCCGTCGTCCTGCACGGACTTGAAGCGGACGAGCTATGGGAACACGCGGCGGCGCTGGCCCGGGTCGACGGCTTCGCGCTCGCCGTTTCGACCTGTGATCTGGACGCGGCGCTCGCGAAACTCCGCGAACTGCCTTAGTCGACGTACTCGTACTTGCGCTCGTTCATCCGGCCCCAACCGGTGAAGACGAACTCGTCGCTCGGCACCGTGAACTCCTCTAACTCCCGTTCTTTCTCGTGGTTGTGGGCGTCGTGGACGCGACCGTACTCCTCGAAGCTCAGGTCGTAGCGGCGGGAGAGCTGTTCGTCGATGTCGAACGCCGCCACCTCGTCGCGCCAGCCGTCGACGACGGTCTCGGAGTGGATCTCCGCCTGCGCGCCCGAGCCGTAGGAGCCGACGAGGAGTCTCTCGCCGGAGAGCGCCCGCCCCGTCTCGGCTGCGGCCTTGAGCGCGCTCGCCCGCGCGACGTGTACCGAACCGGTGTACCAGTTGCCGACCCGCCGCGAGAGCGTGAGCGTCGGATCGATGGCTCGCGCGTACCAGTCGTTGTACGTGTCGGTCCCCTTCAACTCGTCCATATACTCCCGGATGGCGTCCTCGTAGGCGTCCCAGTCCGCGTACGCCTCCTCCCGTGGCTGGCGACCGATTTCGTCCGCGAGGCCGTCCTCGATTTCGGTGTCGCGGGTCATGTGTCGGAAGCCGAGCAGCGCGGCCTTGCGGACCATCCCCGGGAACGGCGTGTGGAAGGGGAAGTACGCGTAGTCGTCGGGGTGGGTGCGGCCGGCGACCGACTCGAAATCGGTCAGCGCCTCGCGCATCCGCGCGAGATACACCTGGACGGAGCGCTTGCCGTCGACGCTCGGGAACTGCTGGTTGGGCTTGAGAAAGTCCGTCTCGTCGGCGCTGCCGTACCCCTGTTCGGTCGAGAGTTCGACGACGCTCGGCTCCTCCGAGACCAACATGGCGACGGCGCCCGCGCCCTGCGTGGCCTCGCCGGGGTCGCCGCGGGCGTAGAGCGCGGTGTCGGTGGCGATCACCAGCGCCGACCGGCCGCGATGTCGTCCCGCCTTGATCCAGTTGTAGGCGTCGTCGATGCTCTGGGTGCCGGCGACGCAGGCGAACTTGCGCTCGCCCTTGTTGGCGTGGTGGAAGTCGCCGTCGTACACCTCCTCCAGACAGCCGGCGATGTAGGTGGAGACGGGTTTGGAGTTGTCGAAGGCGCTCTCGGTGGCCACGTCGATGCGCCCGATGTCGTCGGGCGAGAGGCCCTTGCGGTCCATCAGCCGCTTGGCCGCGTTCGCCCCCATCGTCACGATATCTTCGTAGGTGTCGGGAAAGGACGAGGCCTCCAGCCCCAGCCCCTTCGTGTACTTCTCCGGGGCCTCGTCTTTGGCCGGTGCGAACGTCTCCGCCAAGTCGAGTTTGAGCTTGCCCGTCCGGATCTCGATTGCGTCGATGCCGACGGCGGTCATGCTGCCACCTTCAGCGAGACGGCATATGGGTTTGTCGATGCTCGATACGTCAGGCGTCGAATGTGGTTTCGGCGGGAGCGAGGCCGACCGGCAGGAGGCCTCGTGGTGAAACGGCGAGCGAAGCGAGCCGTGGAGCAGGAGCGAGGTCGAGGGAGCGTAGGGACCGAGGCCTCGAACCGGAGCGGTGAGCGAAGCGAGCCGCGGAGGGACGGCGGGTTTGAGCGTAGCGACCGGAGCCTCGCTCACAGCCCGCCCTGTCCACCCCGGAATCCGACCGAGCGGTCAACGTCGGATGGCAGGAGCGTGCCCGCGGCGTGCTCGCGGCGGACGAGCCACGTCAGACCGAAACCGATAGCCAGCCCGAACGCGACCATCGTGGCCATCACGCGGGTGGCGGTCGGGCCGGTCCAGAGCATCCAGCCGACGAAGGTGTACCCCACGGGGCGGCGAGGGCGCTGGGGCGAGGAGGAGGGCGACGAGGCGAGCCGTCGGGCTCATGCAGGCTCTTCGCCCCGCCACGTCACGTCGGTGTGGCTGGCACGACGGCCGCGGGCGGCGCCGGCGTCGGCGTCGGCGTCGGCGTGGCGGCGATCCGTCGTCCCCGGAAGAGGACCGTGTTCGAGGGGTCGTGGACTAGGAGAACTTCGACCCGGTCGCCGACGGCGTACGGGACACCCCCGTCGAGCCGCCACTCGTCGCCGGCGTCGAAGGTGGCGTCCGCGCCGTAGCCGCCGTCGGCCGCGAAGTCGTACCGCT from Haloplanus salinus encodes:
- the hmgB gene encoding hydroxymethylglutaryl-CoA synthase; protein product: MTAVGIDAIEIRTGKLKLDLAETFAPAKDEAPEKYTKGLGLEASSFPDTYEDIVTMGANAAKRLMDRKGLSPDDIGRIDVATESAFDNSKPVSTYIAGCLEEVYDGDFHHANKGERKFACVAGTQSIDDAYNWIKAGRHRGRSALVIATDTALYARGDPGEATQGAGAVAMLVSEEPSVVELSTEQGYGSADETDFLKPNQQFPSVDGKRSVQVYLARMREALTDFESVAGRTHPDDYAYFPFHTPFPGMVRKAALLGFRHMTRDTEIEDGLADEIGRQPREEAYADWDAYEDAIREYMDELKGTDTYNDWYARAIDPTLTLSRRVGNWYTGSVHVARASALKAAAETGRALSGERLLVGSYGSGAQAEIHSETVVDGWRDEVAAFDIDEQLSRRYDLSFEEYGRVHDAHNHEKERELEEFTVPSDEFVFTGWGRMNERKYEYVD